One region of Alcanivorax sediminis genomic DNA includes:
- a CDS encoding alanine racemase has product MKRRGFLLGMGAIAAAGWLLRPDNRGAPHNLYFQGLNDYLKTTGPGRPLMLLDHQRLSANCQTLMAMLPQGKALRIVAKSLPSVSLVQEVMTLTGSDRVMVFHQPFINALAKAEPGCDMLLGKPMPVQAARQFYKELDPASGFNPDAQLQWLVDSLPRLEQYLSLAQSLKRRLRINVEIDVGLHRGGLTRPAQLDALLTLIHAHPEHLQFSGFMGYDAHVGKLPGFIQSAEEGHRETEAIYRRYIDRLYHQAPQYQQQSLCFNGAGSPTIGLYDEHAVVNELSAGSCLVKATDFDLPLLRDFQPAVFIAAPVIKSMDGLNLPGPIPLGSAWQQWDLNRQHTYFIYGGYWKAEPVSPAGLAANPVYGVSSNQMMFNGSAETALSMDDQIFFRPTQSEFVLLQFGDLAIWDGDKISQWWPVLPQGSGA; this is encoded by the coding sequence ATGAAACGTCGGGGATTCCTGCTCGGGATGGGCGCCATAGCCGCTGCGGGCTGGCTGCTGCGGCCGGACAACCGGGGCGCACCGCACAACCTCTATTTTCAGGGTCTCAACGACTACCTGAAAACCACTGGCCCGGGTCGCCCCTTGATGCTGCTAGACCACCAGCGGCTGAGCGCAAACTGTCAGACCTTGATGGCCATGCTCCCACAAGGGAAGGCGCTGCGGATTGTTGCCAAGTCCCTCCCCAGCGTCTCCCTTGTCCAGGAAGTCATGACCCTCACTGGCAGTGACCGGGTCATGGTCTTCCATCAGCCGTTCATCAATGCGCTGGCAAAAGCTGAGCCAGGCTGCGACATGCTGCTGGGCAAGCCCATGCCGGTACAAGCAGCCCGACAGTTCTATAAGGAGCTGGATCCGGCCAGCGGCTTCAATCCCGATGCGCAATTACAGTGGTTGGTCGATAGCTTGCCGCGACTGGAACAGTATCTGTCACTGGCCCAATCCCTGAAACGCCGCCTGCGCATCAACGTGGAAATCGATGTAGGCCTCCATCGCGGCGGGCTCACCCGGCCTGCGCAGCTGGATGCACTGCTCACCCTGATTCATGCACACCCTGAACATCTTCAGTTCAGTGGCTTCATGGGGTACGACGCCCATGTGGGCAAACTGCCCGGCTTCATCCAGAGCGCCGAGGAAGGCCACCGCGAAACCGAAGCGATCTACCGCCGCTATATTGATCGCCTGTACCATCAGGCTCCGCAATACCAGCAGCAATCCCTGTGCTTCAACGGCGCCGGCAGCCCCACCATAGGTCTCTATGATGAACACGCTGTCGTGAATGAGCTCAGTGCCGGCTCCTGCCTGGTCAAAGCCACGGATTTCGACCTGCCACTGCTTCGGGACTTCCAGCCCGCCGTGTTTATCGCCGCGCCGGTGATCAAGTCAATGGATGGCCTGAACTTGCCCGGCCCCATTCCGTTGGGCAGCGCCTGGCAACAATGGGACCTCAACCGCCAGCACACCTATTTTATTTACGGCGGCTACTGGAAGGCCGAACCGGTTTCCCCCGCCGGCCTCGCCGCCAACCCGGTGTACGGCGTCAGCAGCAACCAGATGATGTTCAATGGCAGCGCGGAAACCGCGCTGAGCATGGATGACCAGATCTTCTTTCGCCCAACCCAAAGCGAGTTTGTACTGCTGCAGTTCGGCGACCTGGCCATCTGGGACGGCGATAAAATCTCGCAATGGTGGCCGGTGTTGCCACAGGGCAGCGGTGCCTGA
- the ubiD gene encoding 4-hydroxy-3-polyprenylbenzoate decarboxylase — MKYRDLRDFITQLEQLGELKRITVPVDPNLEMTEICDRTLRAGGPALLFENPVGFGTPVLGNLFGTERRVALGMGRESVEELRELGELLAFLKEPEPPKGFRDAWEKLPVFRKVLSMSPKVSSKGPCQEKILEGDEVDLYKLPIQTCWPGDAGPLVTWPLVITRGPNKERQNLGIYRQQLIGRNKLIMRWLSHRGGALDFQEWQQQRPGEPFPVAVALGADPATILGAVTPVPDTLSEYAFAGLLRGSKTELVKCIGNDLQVPASAEFVLEGHIYPDEMADEGPFGDHTGYYNEVERFPVFTVERITHRRDPIYHSTYTGRPPDEPAVLGVAMNEIFVPILRKQFPEIVDFYLPPEGCSYRMAVVTMKKQYPGHAKRVMMGVWSFLRQFMYTKFVIVCDDDVNARDWNDVIWAITTRMDPARDTVMVENTPIDYLDFASPVAGLGSKMGLDATSKLPGETSREWGRAISMDKAVKERVDEMWESLGINNE; from the coding sequence ATGAAATACCGCGACCTGCGAGACTTCATCACCCAACTGGAACAGCTTGGCGAGCTCAAGCGCATCACCGTGCCGGTGGATCCGAATCTGGAAATGACCGAAATCTGTGACCGCACCTTGCGGGCTGGCGGGCCCGCGCTACTGTTCGAGAACCCTGTGGGTTTCGGCACTCCGGTGCTGGGCAACCTGTTTGGTACTGAGCGCCGGGTGGCGTTGGGGATGGGCCGCGAATCCGTAGAAGAGCTTCGCGAGCTGGGGGAGCTGCTGGCGTTTCTGAAAGAACCAGAGCCCCCGAAGGGATTCCGGGATGCGTGGGAGAAGCTACCGGTATTTCGCAAGGTACTGAGCATGTCCCCCAAGGTTTCCAGCAAGGGCCCCTGCCAGGAGAAAATTCTCGAGGGTGACGAAGTCGATCTGTACAAGCTGCCAATCCAGACCTGCTGGCCCGGCGACGCCGGTCCGCTGGTGACCTGGCCGCTGGTCATCACCCGCGGGCCCAACAAGGAACGCCAGAACCTGGGCATTTACCGTCAGCAGCTCATTGGCCGCAACAAACTGATCATGCGCTGGCTCAGCCACCGTGGCGGCGCACTGGATTTCCAGGAGTGGCAACAGCAGCGTCCCGGCGAGCCCTTCCCGGTGGCCGTGGCACTGGGCGCCGACCCGGCCACTATTCTTGGTGCGGTCACCCCGGTACCGGACACGCTCAGCGAATACGCCTTCGCCGGCCTGCTGCGCGGCTCCAAAACTGAACTGGTGAAATGCATCGGCAATGACCTGCAGGTCCCGGCCAGTGCCGAGTTCGTGCTCGAAGGCCACATCTATCCGGATGAAATGGCAGACGAAGGCCCCTTCGGTGACCACACCGGTTACTACAACGAAGTAGAACGTTTTCCGGTGTTCACGGTGGAACGCATCACCCACCGCCGCGACCCGATATACCACAGCACCTACACCGGTCGCCCACCGGATGAACCCGCTGTTCTGGGCGTGGCCATGAATGAAATCTTCGTGCCGATCCTGCGCAAGCAGTTCCCGGAAATTGTGGACTTCTACCTGCCACCGGAAGGCTGCTCCTATCGCATGGCGGTGGTCACCATGAAGAAGCAGTACCCCGGACACGCCAAGCGCGTGATGATGGGCGTGTGGTCCTTCCTGCGTCAGTTCATGTACACCAAATTCGTAATTGTCTGCGACGACGATGTGAATGCCCGAGACTGGAATGATGTGATCTGGGCCATCACCACCCGCATGGATCCCGCCCGCGACACCGTGATGGTGGAAAACACCCCCATCGACTACCTGGACTTCGCCTCTCCGGTGGCCGGCCTCGGCTCCAAGATGGGTCTGGATGCCACCAGCAAGCTGCCCGGCGAGACCAGCCGAGAATGGGGCCGCGCCATTAGCATGGACAAGGCGGTGAAGGAGCGGGTGGATGAGATGTGGGAAAGCCTTGGAATTAATAATGAATAA
- the trxA gene encoding thioredoxin TrxA, whose product MSGEIINVTDADFEAQVINADGPVLVDYWAPWCGPCKMVAPILEQLAGEYEGRLTIAKINIDDNPETPKKYGVRGIPTLSVFKNGNVEATKVGALSKSQLSAFLDSTL is encoded by the coding sequence ATGAGCGGCGAGATTATCAATGTGACCGACGCGGACTTTGAAGCCCAGGTCATCAATGCAGACGGCCCGGTGCTGGTAGACTACTGGGCACCCTGGTGTGGTCCCTGCAAAATGGTCGCGCCGATCCTGGAGCAGCTGGCTGGCGAATACGAAGGCCGCCTGACCATTGCCAAGATCAACATCGACGACAACCCGGAAACCCCGAAGAAGTATGGTGTTCGTGGCATTCCCACCCTGAGCGTATTCAAGAACGGTAACGTGGAAGCCACCAAGGTGGGCGCGCTGTCCAAGAGCCAGTTGAGCGCATTCCTGGACAGCACCCTGTAA
- a CDS encoding metal-dependent hydrolase, producing the protein MNAQAHPERHTLQARRVQFDLASTPLHWLKDDPFSTHIINGIHMLLPAGELWFCRVYNQALPLVTDEALREDVQGFIRQEAVHSRQHTQAQSYLEAHGLSVAYTERAEWLFGTFLGEAPFGLTLLQRDRWKQQWLITRVGLIAAIEHFTGVLGQWAMDNESWEQNGDATMVDLFKWHLAEEVEHRTVAYDLFEHLCKTELGFYVSRQAMMAIVFPLFLHFIAEAGRQLAAQDPDQRAQRMARMLFPQVMLELQKVGRKTHNLPTFSFLVKATARWLSPRFHPIHEGDTEQALAYLARSPAAQAAAGLS; encoded by the coding sequence ATGAATGCACAAGCCCATCCAGAGCGCCACACCCTGCAGGCCAGGCGAGTCCAGTTTGACCTGGCGTCAACCCCATTGCACTGGTTGAAAGACGACCCTTTCTCGACCCACATCATCAATGGCATCCACATGCTGCTCCCCGCAGGGGAATTGTGGTTCTGCCGGGTGTACAACCAGGCATTACCGCTGGTAACGGATGAGGCTTTACGGGAAGACGTGCAGGGTTTTATCCGTCAGGAGGCCGTTCACTCTCGCCAACACACTCAAGCACAGAGTTATCTGGAGGCCCATGGTCTGAGCGTTGCCTATACCGAACGCGCGGAGTGGCTGTTCGGGACTTTTCTGGGTGAGGCGCCGTTCGGACTCACACTACTGCAACGTGACCGCTGGAAGCAGCAGTGGCTGATCACCCGGGTAGGACTGATTGCGGCCATTGAACATTTCACCGGCGTGCTGGGACAGTGGGCCATGGACAACGAAAGCTGGGAACAGAACGGCGATGCCACCATGGTAGACCTGTTCAAATGGCATCTGGCTGAGGAAGTGGAACACCGCACGGTGGCGTATGACCTGTTCGAGCACCTGTGCAAGACCGAGCTGGGTTTCTATGTGAGCCGGCAGGCAATGATGGCCATCGTGTTCCCGCTATTCCTGCATTTCATTGCTGAAGCTGGACGCCAACTGGCCGCTCAGGACCCGGATCAGCGTGCTCAGCGCATGGCGCGCATGCTGTTTCCACAGGTGATGCTGGAGCTGCAGAAAGTCGGCCGGAAAACCCACAATTTGCCTACCTTCAGCTTCCTGGTGAAAGCCACCGCCCGATGGCTATCCCCCCGTTTCCATCCCATCCACGAAGGTGATACCGAGCAGGCGCTGGCCTATCTGGCACGGTCCCCGGCGGCACAAGCTGCGGCGGGGCTGAGTTAA
- a CDS encoding D-arabinono-1,4-lactone oxidase, whose product MALLDSVNRRDFLKTLSAIGGSVGLAPASLFANEVAPAPAWQNWSGNQQANPNQLLFPRDNDSLREAIINSTGTLRAFGGSHSFSGVVPTNDTLISLEAMAGLRSQQEDLFTWGGGTRLGMASAQAFSLGHSFINEPDINLQSLAGAIATSTHGTGSQLTSLSGQVEALTLMLPDGGTLHLDQNDGDHFLAACCSVGALGIVTDITFRHQPAYRLKEHTWTLPLREAMDFVEKEKDNVRHIEFFAFPLGNQAIVKTMEITDDPQDSPAREDSNELLETICKVAMHAGWLTPSLQKLVTLFVEDSTFTAPSNVVYGNHRTVRFNEMEYTVAAEDGMACLEEVCDTLRKEEVNVFFPIEFRYVGKDDRLLSMFHERDGASLSIHQYFAQDYQPVFTPLEPILNRYAGRPHWGKIHSLGRKELAELYPAFDRFQAVRRELDPQGRMLNPHLMHLFA is encoded by the coding sequence ATGGCACTTCTCGACTCCGTTAACCGACGCGATTTCCTGAAAACCCTGTCCGCCATCGGCGGTAGCGTCGGGCTCGCGCCAGCCAGCCTGTTTGCCAATGAAGTAGCCCCCGCGCCCGCCTGGCAAAACTGGTCCGGCAATCAGCAGGCCAACCCGAACCAGTTACTCTTCCCGCGCGATAATGACAGCTTGCGTGAGGCGATCATCAATAGCACAGGCACCCTGCGCGCTTTTGGTGGCAGCCACTCCTTCAGTGGCGTGGTGCCCACCAACGATACCCTGATATCCCTTGAAGCCATGGCCGGGCTGCGCAGCCAGCAGGAGGACTTGTTCACCTGGGGCGGCGGCACCCGGCTGGGCATGGCCAGTGCCCAGGCGTTTTCACTGGGCCACAGCTTTATCAACGAACCGGATATCAATCTCCAGTCGCTGGCCGGTGCCATTGCCACCAGCACCCATGGTACCGGCAGCCAACTGACCAGCCTGTCCGGGCAGGTAGAAGCGCTTACCCTGATGCTTCCGGATGGCGGAACACTCCACCTGGATCAGAACGACGGCGACCACTTCCTTGCGGCCTGTTGCAGCGTAGGCGCGCTCGGTATCGTCACCGACATTACCTTCCGCCACCAGCCAGCCTACCGCCTCAAGGAGCACACCTGGACGCTGCCACTGCGAGAGGCCATGGACTTCGTGGAGAAGGAAAAAGACAACGTCCGCCACATCGAATTCTTTGCCTTCCCGCTGGGCAACCAGGCCATCGTCAAGACCATGGAAATCACTGACGATCCCCAGGATAGTCCTGCCCGCGAAGACAGCAATGAGCTCCTTGAGACTATCTGCAAGGTGGCCATGCATGCGGGCTGGCTTACTCCGTCGCTACAGAAACTGGTCACCCTGTTTGTGGAAGACAGCACCTTTACCGCTCCATCCAATGTGGTTTATGGCAATCACCGCACCGTGCGCTTCAACGAAATGGAATACACCGTTGCAGCGGAGGACGGCATGGCCTGCCTGGAAGAGGTGTGCGACACCCTGCGCAAGGAAGAGGTGAACGTATTCTTCCCCATCGAGTTTCGCTATGTGGGCAAGGATGATCGCCTGCTATCCATGTTCCATGAACGTGACGGCGCCAGCCTTTCGATTCATCAGTACTTTGCCCAGGATTACCAACCGGTATTCACGCCCCTTGAGCCGATCCTCAATCGCTATGCCGGCCGCCCCCATTGGGGCAAGATTCACAGCCTGGGACGCAAGGAGCTGGCTGAACTGTATCCGGCTTTCGACCGCTTCCAGGCCGTACGCCGGGAACTGGATCCTCAGGGCCGTATGCTCAATCCGCACCTGATGCACCTGTTCGCATAG
- the ppx gene encoding exopolyphosphatase has translation MQHGEHLAAIDLGSNSFHMVVARQAQGEIQLLDALSEKVQLGAGLDKENRLDEETQTRALECLGRFAQRIAGIPRGSVRVVGTNTLRQARNARVFIARAEAVLGHDIEIVAGREEARLIYLGVAHTLADDAGQRLVVDIGGGSTELIIGERFEPAETESLHMGCVSFAQRFFAEGNITEKAFDKAVTAARQEVLSIHANYRRIGWQQSVGASGTIKAISQVCVEQGWCDSGVTLEGLKKARKRVIKAGSADKLDLKGLREDRQAIFPSGLAILYGIFEQLGIGQMEVSSGALREGLLYDLLGRFGHEDVRDRSIQSLMNRHHVERSQAERVCETAMALFRQVAADWLLDDEPMEDTLRWGALLHELGLAVSHSQFHKHGAYLITNSDLAGFSRQEQQAVAILVRGHRRKIPQSALDELPEDEREPLLRLCLVLRIATRLHHARCDEATPGMNLKVKGNTLTLTFPEGWLDEHPLTLADLEQEQDYFQAAGCELILK, from the coding sequence ATGCAGCACGGCGAACATCTGGCCGCCATTGATCTGGGGTCTAACAGCTTTCATATGGTCGTTGCACGGCAGGCACAGGGTGAAATCCAGCTTTTGGATGCCTTGTCGGAGAAGGTGCAGCTGGGGGCCGGGCTCGACAAGGAAAACCGTCTTGACGAAGAAACCCAGACTCGCGCGCTGGAGTGTCTGGGGCGGTTTGCCCAGCGGATTGCCGGCATTCCCCGTGGCAGTGTGCGGGTGGTGGGGACCAACACCCTGCGTCAGGCGCGCAATGCCAGAGTGTTTATTGCCCGGGCCGAAGCGGTGCTGGGGCACGATATCGAAATTGTGGCCGGTCGCGAGGAAGCGCGCCTGATCTACTTGGGCGTCGCGCATACCCTGGCGGACGATGCCGGGCAGCGGCTGGTGGTGGATATTGGCGGCGGCTCCACCGAACTGATCATCGGTGAGCGTTTCGAACCGGCGGAAACCGAATCCCTGCACATGGGGTGTGTGAGTTTTGCCCAGCGTTTCTTTGCCGAGGGGAATATCACCGAGAAAGCGTTTGATAAGGCCGTCACTGCGGCCCGTCAGGAAGTGCTCTCCATCCATGCCAACTACCGCCGTATTGGCTGGCAACAGAGTGTTGGCGCCTCCGGCACCATCAAGGCCATTAGCCAGGTTTGCGTGGAGCAGGGTTGGTGCGACAGCGGCGTGACGCTGGAAGGACTCAAGAAAGCCCGCAAGCGGGTGATCAAGGCAGGCAGTGCCGACAAGCTCGACCTCAAGGGGCTGCGTGAGGACCGTCAGGCCATCTTCCCCTCCGGACTGGCCATTCTCTATGGCATTTTCGAGCAGTTGGGCATTGGGCAGATGGAGGTGTCATCCGGCGCTCTGCGAGAAGGGTTACTCTACGATTTGCTCGGCCGCTTCGGCCATGAAGACGTGCGCGACCGCAGCATTCAATCGCTGATGAATCGTCATCATGTGGAACGCAGTCAGGCAGAGCGGGTCTGCGAGACAGCGATGGCATTGTTCAGACAGGTCGCGGCGGACTGGCTGCTGGATGATGAGCCCATGGAGGACACCCTGCGCTGGGGGGCACTGCTGCATGAGCTTGGGCTCGCCGTGTCCCACAGCCAGTTCCACAAGCATGGCGCTTACCTGATTACCAACTCCGATCTGGCTGGCTTTTCCCGTCAGGAACAGCAGGCCGTGGCGATACTGGTGCGAGGCCATCGCCGCAAGATTCCACAGTCTGCCCTGGATGAATTGCCGGAAGATGAGCGCGAGCCGTTGCTGCGACTGTGTCTGGTGCTGCGAATTGCCACACGCCTGCATCACGCCCGATGCGATGAAGCAACCCCCGGCATGAACCTCAAGGTGAAGGGCAATACCCTGACGCTGACATTTCCGGAGGGCTGGCTGGACGAGCACCCGCTGACCCTGGCTGATCTTGAACAGGAGCAGGATTATTTTCAGGCAGCGGGTTGTGAGCTGATCCTGAAATGA
- the rho gene encoding transcription termination factor Rho: MNLSELKQKPIGELLNIAKELGLENLARTRKQDVIFSILKRAAKNGSDIYGDGVLEILQDGFGFLRSAEGSYLAGPDDIYVSPSQIRRFNLRTGDTISGKIRPPKDGERYFAMLKVNEINFDKPENAKNKILFENLTPLFPTERLVMEIGNGSTEDITTRVIDLVAPIGKGQRGLIVAPPKAGKTMLLQNIAQSIARNNPETHMIVLLIDERPEEVTEMSRTVRGEVVASTFDEPPARHVQVAEMVIEKAKRLVEHKQDVVILLDSITRLARAYNTVQPSSGKVLTGGVDAHALEKPKRFFGAARNIEEGGSLTILATALVDTGSKMDEVIYEEFKGTGNMELHLDRKVAEKRVFPAMNIRKSGTRREERLVSEDELQKMWILRKVLHPMDEIGAMEFLIDRMKQTKTNLEFFDSMKRK, from the coding sequence ATGAATCTTTCTGAACTGAAGCAGAAGCCGATTGGAGAACTTCTGAACATTGCCAAGGAACTCGGCCTCGAGAACCTGGCAAGAACCCGCAAGCAGGACGTCATCTTTTCCATTCTCAAACGCGCCGCCAAAAATGGCTCCGATATTTACGGAGACGGCGTACTGGAGATCCTGCAGGACGGCTTCGGCTTCCTTCGTTCCGCCGAAGGTTCCTATCTGGCAGGCCCGGACGATATCTATGTCTCCCCGAGCCAGATTCGCCGTTTCAACTTGCGCACCGGCGATACCATTTCCGGCAAGATCCGGCCCCCGAAGGATGGCGAGCGCTACTTCGCCATGCTCAAGGTCAACGAGATCAATTTCGACAAGCCGGAAAACGCCAAGAACAAGATCCTGTTTGAAAACCTGACGCCGCTGTTCCCCACCGAGCGTCTGGTCATGGAGATCGGTAACGGCTCCACCGAAGACATCACCACCCGGGTGATTGATCTGGTGGCCCCGATCGGCAAAGGGCAGCGCGGCCTGATCGTCGCTCCGCCAAAAGCCGGTAAGACCATGCTCCTCCAGAACATCGCCCAGTCCATCGCCCGCAACAATCCCGAAACCCACATGATCGTGCTGCTCATCGATGAGCGTCCGGAAGAAGTGACCGAAATGTCACGGACCGTGCGCGGTGAAGTGGTGGCGTCCACCTTCGACGAGCCGCCGGCCCGTCACGTTCAGGTGGCCGAGATGGTGATCGAGAAAGCCAAACGACTGGTTGAGCACAAGCAGGACGTGGTGATTCTGCTGGATTCCATCACCCGTCTGGCTCGCGCCTACAACACCGTCCAGCCCAGCTCCGGCAAGGTTCTCACCGGGGGTGTAGACGCCCACGCCCTGGAGAAACCCAAGCGTTTCTTCGGCGCAGCGCGGAACATTGAGGAAGGCGGCAGCCTTACCATCCTCGCGACCGCCCTGGTGGATACCGGCTCCAAAATGGACGAAGTGATCTACGAGGAATTCAAGGGTACCGGCAACATGGAACTGCATCTGGACCGCAAGGTGGCAGAGAAGCGCGTGTTCCCGGCCATGAATATCCGCAAGTCCGGCACCCGCCGCGAAGAGCGTCTGGTGAGCGAAGACGAACTGCAGAAGATGTGGATCCTGCGCAAGGTCCTGCACCCCATGGACGAAATCGGCGCCATGGAGTTCCTCATCGACCGCATGAAGCAGACCAAGACAAACCTGGAGTTCTTCGACTCCATGAAGCGGAAGTAG
- a CDS encoding amidase yields the protein MKFEEYRKFDAIGLAELVSKGEVTASELLEVAIARAEAVNPALNGLIIPLYDMARKRATSPLQGPLAGVPMLVKDLFQEIGGQPDYRGNKARKKQDVRAAQDSTLVARWKSAGLVPFGRTNTPEFGAKGITEPDSFGPARNPWNPQHTPGGSSGGSAAMVAAGVVPVAGANDGGGSIRIPAACCGLFGLKPGRGRTPWGPTFTEAMHGIAVNHALTRSVRDSALMLDIVQGDERGSLFHIAPPAQSYALAARENPGRLRIGFSTRSPLGTEVDAEAVKAVEKTVALLRDLGHEVEEAEPQMDARQMCMDWLTIWFGQCAAEVDEVKELTGCGDDGFELDTLGIAAFGRATPAHEYVKCQGRWQQYMIALDHFLEQYDFWLTPTLALPPAKIGAMATPPLQQAGLKMVLKLGAEKLLMKTGMIEDMAMENFKYMPFTQFANVTGVPAMSVPLHWTDAGLPLGSQFVGTHGDEGKLLALAAQLEEAAPWFDKTPDA from the coding sequence ATGAAATTCGAAGAATACCGGAAGTTTGATGCCATTGGCCTTGCCGAGCTGGTCAGCAAGGGTGAGGTGACTGCCAGTGAATTGCTGGAGGTGGCCATTGCCAGAGCGGAGGCAGTGAACCCTGCGCTTAATGGGCTGATTATTCCCCTCTACGACATGGCCCGTAAACGAGCGACGTCGCCTTTGCAGGGCCCTCTGGCCGGGGTGCCCATGTTGGTGAAGGATCTGTTTCAGGAGATTGGCGGTCAGCCTGACTATCGAGGTAACAAGGCGCGCAAGAAACAGGATGTGCGCGCCGCGCAGGACTCCACCCTGGTCGCGCGCTGGAAAAGTGCCGGCCTGGTGCCGTTTGGTCGCACCAATACCCCGGAATTCGGCGCCAAGGGGATTACTGAACCCGACTCCTTTGGTCCTGCCCGCAACCCCTGGAACCCGCAGCACACACCCGGTGGTTCCTCTGGCGGTTCAGCGGCCATGGTGGCTGCCGGGGTGGTGCCTGTTGCTGGCGCCAATGATGGTGGCGGTAGTATCCGCATCCCCGCAGCCTGCTGTGGTCTGTTCGGCCTCAAACCCGGGCGTGGGCGCACCCCTTGGGGGCCCACCTTCACTGAAGCCATGCACGGCATTGCGGTGAATCACGCCCTGACCCGTTCGGTGCGGGACAGTGCACTGATGCTGGATATTGTTCAGGGTGATGAGCGCGGCAGCCTGTTTCATATTGCACCGCCAGCGCAGTCCTACGCACTGGCCGCCAGAGAAAACCCCGGACGATTGCGTATTGGCTTCAGTACCCGGTCGCCGCTGGGGACGGAGGTTGATGCGGAAGCCGTGAAAGCGGTCGAAAAGACCGTGGCATTGCTGCGGGATCTGGGGCACGAGGTGGAGGAAGCCGAGCCCCAGATGGACGCGAGGCAGATGTGCATGGACTGGCTGACTATCTGGTTCGGGCAATGCGCGGCTGAAGTGGATGAGGTGAAAGAGCTCACCGGGTGCGGCGATGACGGGTTTGAACTGGATACCCTGGGTATCGCTGCCTTTGGCCGTGCCACGCCGGCTCATGAGTATGTGAAGTGTCAGGGGCGCTGGCAGCAGTACATGATAGCCCTTGACCATTTTCTCGAGCAGTACGATTTCTGGCTCACGCCAACGTTGGCCTTGCCACCGGCAAAAATTGGTGCGATGGCCACGCCGCCGCTGCAGCAGGCGGGCTTGAAAATGGTGCTGAAGCTGGGGGCTGAGAAGCTGTTGATGAAAACTGGCATGATCGAAGATATGGCCATGGAAAACTTCAAGTACATGCCATTCACCCAGTTTGCCAATGTCACCGGTGTGCCTGCCATGTCAGTCCCGCTGCACTGGACCGATGCGGGCCTGCCGCTCGGTTCCCAGTTTGTTGGCACCCATGGCGACGAAGGCAAATTGTTGGCCCTGGCGGCACAGCTGGAAGAGGCCGCGCCGTGGTTTGATAAGACGCCGGATGCTTGA
- a CDS encoding NirD/YgiW/YdeI family stress tolerance protein, which yields MKPLIVIVMAFLATVAQADSQMLHSTADISAHTPTGTPVKLNGEILQSLGEHRYLLRDRDGKVLVTLPGRLTADRPLPPGTRLIISGQVTQGEKAPRVDAAKLHSLKTAINPAASTLSY from the coding sequence ATGAAACCCCTGATTGTGATCGTCATGGCTTTTCTGGCAACTGTCGCCCAGGCAGATAGCCAGATGCTGCACAGCACTGCCGACATTTCGGCGCATACCCCCACTGGCACCCCGGTGAAACTGAACGGTGAAATCCTCCAGTCGCTCGGCGAGCACCGCTACCTGTTGCGCGACAGGGACGGAAAAGTACTGGTCACCCTGCCGGGCAGACTCACTGCAGACCGCCCTCTCCCCCCCGGCACTCGTTTGATTATCTCAGGCCAGGTCACCCAGGGAGAGAAGGCTCCAAGAGTGGATGCCGCCAAGCTGCATTCGCTTAAAACCGCGATCAACCCGGCCGCATCGACCCTCAGTTACTAG